GACCTGGCCAGACCCATCGGGTCTGGCTGGTACTCGACGAGCATCACTTTGCTCGTCGAGTACCCACGATACTCGTCGAGTAGAGACCTGGCCAGACCCATCGGGTCTGGCTGGTACTCGACGAGCATCACTTTGCTCGTCGAGTACCCCCGATACTCGTCGAGCACTAGAAGACTAAGAAAAGTCCGCTTGGTCTCAAACATGTTTccttagtttgatttttttgagtTCTAAACCTATCCCAAATGACATTAAGAAGGTTTATATAAGAGCTTTATAAATTATGGTTGATTTAGGAGCAAAGAGTTAGGAATGGTTCTCAATAAATACAAGAGATTAAAGCTATTGAAGAAAACAAGAGAAGTAGGCAAGAAATTGCCTTGTATCGAAAAACACGAAAATCAAACTTCTGGAAGTTGGGAAGACATCAAGACGTGTGCACATGAGTAGATAACTGCATTTAAAAAATTGTGGGCGTGAAGCATGCAATATGCAACGTGAAAAAAATTCCAATCGAAGAGAGGAAAAACGTGGGCAAAAAGTACAAAAATGGTGCCTCGAGCAATTATAAAGTAACATCAAGCATTTCAAAGAGGTTTTAACCGTTTTTATAAGCCCTATAAATAGGAGACTCCCTCGTCAAAGACCCTGAACAAATTCCACAAAGCACCATCCAACGGCAAAAAGCTTACacaaacacttgtatttttttactattcGATGTTGTAAACGCTTTTACGGTTTGAATTAAATCTATTCTCAGTATTTTCATTATCGTTTACTTAGGAAATTTTTGtagtacttgttataaggttaatcAAGCCCCAATTGCTTGTTACGTAGTCAAGTTTGCATAAAATCAGAATCCATTTACTGGCACGCCCGCGTTCATTCAATACACTGTTATGATTTTTTGTTAGAATCGTAAACACCTAACAGTATGTGATAGATGAaataagcgtttacaaacaattataaactttgtaaatgtaAGAATTTAGCTAAAGAAGCTAATTCATAAGGTACGCCATTAAACCGTTTGTTAACATGTTGAACTGAGTAATGAAGAAGAGAAGATCGAAAACGCCAAATATTTTGgcaaatatctaattttataattcGTGATATTGCCAATCACTTGAGAGATCTAAAGAGCGTCACCTTCCATAATCACTTGATTCCACTTCCGAAGATTAACCCAATTTTGAAGATCTACAATGCtagaatttcaaaaatatcagaTGACAAATATTCTGAAACTGAGCAGTAAATTGACCAATGATTCTTCCATTAGAATTTCGAGCATCAGCTGCTATAAAAGCCACAATGACGATCTTTGGAAGTTGAAGCATCAAAATTAACTTTGAGAAGACCTAGTGGAGGATGAATCCAGGTTACTGATAATAATAAACCAGGAACATCAGAAGATTGAGGCAAAACTGGTAGATAGTTAGGGAATTTATGAAATGCCTCAACTGCAACAGTCATAACCTCCCTTTCAAACTGATgttcattttcaaaaaatagCTTATAACAACACTTCCTAATGAACcaacaaataaaacaaaacaaacccaaagattaaaaagaagaaTCCATTCGAGCAAGATCAAACACTCGTTGTTTCCATAAAACAACAAACCAATTAAGATAACTACAAAGTTTGTAACCCTAAAGGAGAGAGAAACCATATCGTTTGAATAAAGGggaaaaattataacaaatgcTCAAATGATTCAATTGCACCATAATGAACACATGTAAGATAAACATTACCTCGAATTGCCAAATTAGCACCAGTCGGAAGAACTGCATGAATGACACGCCATAAGAAAACCTTAATCTTAAGATAAATAGGTAGGAATCATAGTCTTTGCTAATCCTATATCGTAAGATAGATGTTATACATTACCAAACTTCATAGTGTAAGAACTAGAAGAAACTTGTACTCAGATTGATATATCTGGACGAAAACAGTAAGACATCGGCAAGGAAATAATAGAAGTAGCATCAATAGAAATAAACAGAAAACTAATCAAATGTTCATTCCAAATAAAAGCTAATGGATCCAACAAAACCAGCGACATACTTGGAACCTCATAAAGCCGAATACCAAGATTCATATGgggattaaaaaaaaatcaatatccaAGGATCTTGAAATGTTAAAAGAGTTGTACTTGAATTAACTTGCCGTATTAAGCCTTGCTTGATTAAAGAAAGACCATGTAGCAAACTACGCCATCCTTAAGAAGGTGAAGAACAAGATTTAACCCGAAGAATATGCTTATGAGGAAAATAACGACCTTTGAGCAATTTTAATAATAAGGAGTTAGGTGTTTGAATAAGTTGCCACATTTGTTTAACTAGAAGAGATTGATCAAAAAGTTGTaagtccttaaaccctaacccCCATAtctaattaatcaatataacattaagagcaaattattttaagacccctcacgtttgtcataattcacagtttggtacctcttgtttgaaaatcaaacgatttggtacctcagttttgattttttaaactattaggcccttctgttagttccgttcataattttgatatttactttcaaacgatttggtacctcagttttaattatgtaaaagatttggtacctcaaatttaattattttaacgatttggtacctcattttcaaacgttttgcaaacgatttggtaccccacGTTTCATTCCGTTATCGATttggtacctatatttaacagaagggtcttatagtttacacaatcaaaactgaggtaccaaatcgtttgattttcaaaacaaggggtaccaaactgtaaattatgacaaatatgaggggtcttagagtaatttgctctaacaTTAATTagtgatattttaattaaaattaaatatttttttattgatcgGATGAACCCTTAAGGAAAAGATCATTATCTTTTTCGTTCTTCAtcctcttttattttaaaattaatgaaaaagaaaagcCAACTGCACGTGCACTTCAGGATGATTGCACGTGTTAACATAAGTGTTTTGGATCCTCTTCTTTTTCCTTTGTGTTCTTCATAACTTTTCACTAATAAAAGCCAAATGatccttaaaaaaaatcaaatgaaattgCTTTCATAGCTCAGAAATCTACCACGTTTGAcattaaatttgaataaaacagttaattatttatttattgaattaaaaaaatatcattaaaaacacataaacaaacatatttttttaaatcaaaatattttaaaatgatttataaaattttaattataaaaaatattgatatagATTAATACTCATTATGTCATCtataaatttaaccaaaaataatataatgtattattaaatatataaataaattaattaaaaattgaattattaatattattttaataatatattatctaattttattcacaatgttagaaaaatatttatgtataccaatcaacaattttttaattattgaggAAGAGAGCGTATATTGGAGAAAATAAACTCACAACTTTAACAAATTACTaccaaatgttttatatatcaTTTGAACTATAATTCATTGGTTTCAAACAATAGTTTTCAGGAACCTATATATTACAATTGGactttaaaatgagattttattttatagttcTATATCTATTATTTAGAAGAATTTAAAGTAGGCAGCGGTAGatttagccaattaaatatAAACATCATTTGAATTGAGAAATTAAAGGATCtggatttttataaattttataaattttataaattttaatgaaatttattgTCTGGTTACGAAAGATTTTAtaacatgaatttttaaaatctttcatatttaaattccGCCTTCTAGACATAAAAGTTGAAAttcatcatttttaaaaaatgacggactgttttaaatttttattattttaaaaatataatcgacaaatttattaattttatattcattttaaaaggtaaaattatacattttataaatttaaattttataaatcttaCATTTTATGAATTCAAAATCCGTAAATTCACtacaatttatgaatttttagaaAATCTCGCTTCAGATGGTACCTGGGGCAGATCCGGGGGGTCAAGAAGGGTTGCCCCACCCTCCTCACGGAAAAGATTTAAAGACTATTTTTGCTACACTGTAATAAAATACAGAATAGGGGCggttttatttattataggGGCGGTTATAGTGAGAATAGGGGCGGGTTGTATAACCGGCTCTTGATTTGAAATTCTGGTTTCGCCTGTGGATGGTACCTATTTCTTCTAATTGACTATATAAAAAGAAGACATGAATTGGACTATTGACCTCTGCCTGCCTATCGATTTACTTATCCTatggtttttgtttttgtttttaatatagtTTAATACGGGTTAGATGCTTGACCAGttaaactaaataataaaacaatttttttttcaaagataacatttttattaaaaataaatattatataaaagatAAACGGCAGACTATATTCAGCATATAAgttacaaaatattaaattagataaataaatcAACTCTTGATATCTTTACTCAAAATACACAATTAGAGTtcaatatcataaaatattactCTTCTTAAGGAACAATTTAAAACTTTCGAGattagataataaatatatattttttaatctatgGAAATAGTTAAATGCGATAAATATAAATTGGAGAGAAtagtaaactaaaaaaatatattcgcTCCTTCTAGTTTAAGAAGGGatctatttcaaattttataggtttaaatgcaccaaaaatcacaaattttcgCGTGTTTTAGATatctaacataattttttaattttggcaaaaaagtatacgaatttttaaaattttgcaattaaagacaccgACACCGTTTTGGATGCATAATGAcactataaaaagttaaaaaattcatgttaaatatgtcaaaattaaaagattatgttaaataccaaaaacgcgcgaaagtttgtgatttttagtatattaaagTCATTTTTTGATGTCCCATATGAGAAGGCCGTATCTTGATTTTTGTGccattttatatgaaatttctCTCTTATATATATTCTATCCGTttgtttttagttgtccatttaaccAATATTACACATACTAAGATAGTGCTTcgtttatcttaatttataaagaaaatagtaatataacactattagttaataaatgttttttaaattaaaatatagagtcacttattaaaaatggataaatttagaagataatagctaaaattacattaaaattctaaatggacaactaactATAGATAAATACATTCTGCTAAGTAGACAACTAAAACAAAACTGGAGGAgtatctcttttttctttttataattaatgtcTACTATTTTATACATAAACTATAAGATTGTACTAAATAAAGGTAAAACAATACTAgtaattattgattttttaatttatatataaaattgattATGCTCCTTTATAAACGAGACGGATAAAGTATATTCTTATTTAAGTGGTCAATTTTGgatatgtaattataaaaaaaagataaaataagaagTATACATTGTTAAAGTGGGATTCTTCTTAGAAAAAGACACAAAGCTTAAATGCtagtaattgatattaaaatatgaataagGACAAACAGAGAAAAACCATGGAGTTGATAGGTATATTTTGGTATTAGTAATATAAATATGACATGCTTATAGAGTAGGTAAACTCTACCTGTTCTTCTCCTTCTCTTTAATACAGTTTATTACATTTATATACACTTATTCCATTATGGTACCAGGTTCACTTACAATATTGTCCAAACTTTGTTCCCATATATAGAtggcaaaataaattttcaatctatatttttaaacatatgCTCAAAAAATCATTTAGAcaatttattttgtcaattttgtaaACTaagataattatattcaaacgtGATCAATTTAGTCAATAAATTCAAAAGAACAGTCCGCATCGGACTAGACATGCtctgaatatttttttatcccGATTCATAAAGTTGATAGGTTTTActatctaaattattttttaaagatatatttacaaaatgataacattatgaaattgaaataattattttttccatgtagattttaataaaactgttcTTTTTCtgttaaactttcattttaatTGAAACTAAACATTTACTATTACTCCCTCTGTTCCGTTTTAGAAGTTCCATTTGACATTTTCAGatgttctattttaaaaattttctttttctttttatttttaaaatattttaatattgaatttcctttttttagtcattttaaagaaattatatGAAAACTTTTCACTATTATTAATAgggcaaaatataaaaaaatatgaaaagacaaaaatacgaaatatttTCTTAAGAGTGTCTATCCCGCACAACAGATATGTCATATTATTTCTACAACAAATCAATAAGCATCTGCAatagaaatttttatttatttttttatcattaaatattcacaCATGACAAACGCCTCATTaatttgttgcacgaatgacgtggcgcaaccgttgcattgaaaattattcttttcttaattcgtttataaaaataaatggaacatAATATAGGATGGAAGGAgtgctattttaaaaaattgtgctATATATTATGATCAATTTCTGCACATTATTTGTGTTAAAAGAAAGTACTATGAGAGATTTTCCTGTAATGTTCACCTTCATTTTGATTTCGTAATGCTCTTTTTTCAATCGTCTTATTCAAcctctttttattcatcaaatatTTTCTCTAGACCCCGtttattacatttttttaatttttgttaggGTATTAAattcattgattttttttaaaaaaatcttcttcttttcagaaaaataaagaaaaagaggaTAAAAAATTGACGAGGAGGATATTTTGGTGAAGAATgaaaatacaataaataaataacattgaATGCATGAGAAGAGGACAAGCAGATGTAGTGTAGAGCAGCAAACAAGCATTTAAGACACCAAAATAAAGACTGTGTCTGTGTGGTCATCTAGGGTTTACAATATATCAAAGATAAACAGAAGGTAGAAGCAGcttaaagaagaagatgaaggttttagaagaagaagaagaaacaagTAACAATGGTTGTCGTATCAGTAATACTACTCATTATTGTTTTCTATTAGAGGCACTTCTCAAGTGTTTAGGTCttgaaattattaaaacatcCCATCAAACTTGcagctcttcttcttcttcttcttcaaccgCAACGGCAACGGAAACAGATCCTACTTCCACTACTGTAAGTCTCTCTATACTACTGATCGTGAAGAAAAAAAAGGTTTTATAGTTTAAATTCTTGCTAATAGTTGATTACAAATTATACTATACAGGGAGATGCCCACCCAATGTTTTTTGCTATGAGACGACGTCCAAGGCCACCTCCCCGGCCACCGGTAAGCACCGGAGGTGGGCCGCAGATTAATTAAGTATTCCACCATTTTCACtatagtttttgttttttggcaTCTGTTGCTACATCATGTCAAGCTTTAActtcatatatatttatgtatattactAAATGCTGGCTTGCCTTTGCTATACCTACTacattttctttctctctctctctctattgTTGAATTAATGTCTCATTATCTACTGTATAAATGTTATAGCAGTTTGtgaagttttttattttttattttttcatataacataaacaaataagaaCAATAATTTCCTGCAAACACTGTTGCAGGAAACTCCTGCAACAGTATTTGCAAAATATAACATGTGTTAATTGTTCAAAATTAAATGGGCAATTAGCCATTTAAAAACCCATTCTACAATACGTGTCATATTTTGCAAACACTGTTGCAGGAGTTTCCTGCAACGAACTCCTGCAACAGTGTTTGCATCtcaattttcaaaacaaaacctattatttaaaataaaacattactAATATATATTGATAAGTCAATTAGTACGTGCAAAATATACATTAATATTTTAGGCCATCAATCCACACTTGTGATTTTGATATCCATGTTGATCATAAGAGGCATATGCATATAGTTTTTGAGCATTCTTTCCTCCTCCTCTTCCACCTCCACCGCCTCTCTTGAAATGGAAGAGAGTGAACAAATTAGAATGGAAATTAATGCCGGTGCCATCAGAGACGTAGCCAGACAATATAATTTCAAGTAGGGtgcaatttaataaaaaaacatttacatataataccacaataaatatatataa
This region of Mercurialis annua linkage group LG1-X, ddMerAnnu1.2, whole genome shotgun sequence genomic DNA includes:
- the LOC126664769 gene encoding elicitor peptide 6; protein product: MKVLEEEEETSNNGCRISNTTHYCFLLEALLKCLGLEIIKTSHQTCSSSSSSSSTATATETDPTSTTGDAHPMFFAMRRRPRPPPRPPVSTGGGPQIN